One Rhodococcus sp. P1Y DNA window includes the following coding sequences:
- a CDS encoding DUF2470 domain-containing protein translates to MIGSATTGPSTAERVRSACARAEGAALAIEGSEPVITSLHHLRPNGEIVVAVPSDSAMGTIAWQSTRAGVPAVLELTDHAPLALREPVRSLVWLRGELRPVPESLMRPMAGAVAAEHPHPALLDVGHSSILLRLILGSAVVADSTGAEPVAVADLLAAEPDPFWEMETSWLQHLDEDHADLVNQLARRLPPSLRQGRIRPLGIDRYGIRLRIESDYGDNDVRLGFAEPVDDTMALSRALRVLAGCPFLNGLRARG, encoded by the coding sequence ATGATCGGCAGCGCGACGACCGGACCGTCCACCGCAGAAAGAGTCCGCAGCGCATGTGCGCGCGCTGAGGGTGCGGCGTTGGCGATCGAAGGCAGTGAACCCGTCATCACGTCACTTCATCACTTGCGTCCGAACGGCGAAATCGTCGTGGCGGTGCCCAGCGATTCGGCAATGGGCACCATCGCGTGGCAGTCGACCCGTGCAGGGGTTCCGGCTGTTCTCGAACTGACCGATCACGCGCCGTTGGCGTTGCGCGAGCCGGTTCGTTCGCTGGTGTGGTTGCGCGGCGAGCTGCGGCCCGTGCCGGAGTCGCTCATGCGGCCCATGGCAGGGGCTGTGGCCGCCGAGCACCCGCACCCCGCGTTGCTCGACGTCGGGCACAGCTCGATTCTCCTGCGGCTCATCCTCGGCTCGGCCGTCGTCGCCGACAGCACGGGCGCCGAGCCGGTAGCAGTCGCAGACCTACTCGCAGCAGAGCCGGACCCCTTCTGGGAAATGGAAACCAGCTGGCTGCAGCACCTCGACGAGGATCATGCCGACCTCGTCAACCAGCTCGCCCGACGCCTCCCGCCGTCGCTGCGTCAAGGTCGCATCCGTCCGCTGGGAATCGATCGATACGGCATTCGTCTTCGGATCGAGAGCGATTACGGCGACAACGACGTTCGGCTCGGGTTCGCCGAACCCGTCGACGACACAATGGCATTGAGCCGTGCGCTCCGCGTTCTGGCCGGCTGCCCGTTCCTCAACGGATTGCGGGCCAGGGGCTAG
- a CDS encoding CPBP family intramembrane glutamic endopeptidase translates to MIDLKSWINPPKPETSPPLEPGERRAIKIEIAIVLLVTFGLSGLSSILSLVEDALLAGSLSDQTVALNTSSSSLGIIDLLYQVLRILRLAAWGALGLYLLWRAGLGPRLIGLARPRAKTDLLQGLGLAALIGLPGLVFYLVGNAVGLNLTVVPSTIDDHWWRIPALIAYAFANSGAEEILVVAYLISRLRRLGLSENRSLLLSALLRGSYHLYQGVGAGVGNFLMGLVFGRFWQKTNRLWPLLIAHALIDIVAFVGYTALRGHLTWLP, encoded by the coding sequence GTGATCGATCTGAAGAGCTGGATCAACCCGCCGAAGCCCGAGACGTCGCCACCACTCGAACCGGGCGAGCGACGAGCAATCAAGATCGAGATCGCGATCGTTCTGCTCGTCACCTTCGGCCTGAGCGGCCTGAGCAGCATCCTCTCGCTCGTCGAGGACGCGCTGCTGGCCGGCAGTCTGTCCGATCAGACCGTCGCGCTGAACACCTCGAGTTCGTCGCTCGGCATCATCGACCTGCTGTATCAAGTTCTGCGGATCCTGAGGCTCGCTGCGTGGGGCGCACTCGGGCTCTATCTCTTGTGGCGGGCTGGGCTCGGACCTCGACTGATCGGGCTCGCTCGCCCGAGGGCCAAGACGGACCTGCTTCAGGGGCTAGGCCTGGCCGCGCTGATCGGCTTGCCAGGCCTGGTGTTCTACCTCGTCGGCAACGCGGTCGGCTTGAACCTGACCGTCGTCCCCAGCACCATCGACGATCACTGGTGGCGAATTCCAGCCTTGATCGCCTACGCCTTCGCGAACTCGGGGGCCGAGGAAATTCTCGTCGTCGCCTACCTGATCTCGCGTCTTCGACGGCTCGGGTTGTCCGAGAACAGATCCCTTCTGCTGTCGGCGCTGCTCCGCGGCTCGTATCACCTGTATCAAGGCGTGGGCGCAGGCGTCGGAAACTTCCTGATGGGGCTGGTGTTCGGCAGATTCTGGCAGAAAACCAATCGATTGTGGCCACTGCTGATCGCACACGCACTGATAGACATCGTCGCGTTCGTCGGCTACACCGCACTCCGCGGCCATCTCACCTGGCTGCCCTGA
- a CDS encoding LCP family glycopolymer transferase: MQPLPPEGTQVIRRDGRPSTPSPQGQQAWSQAPEPGVVSRGSSQQYRPTEQYRPLEHEAREQNDYAPRQTPQPYTDDQPPRRPTPPPPERALRRPERRPAPAKPPRARKKRHWGRRFGLTFLALLLVFGGLLYYVDSSLTRVDALGSYDGQIADTPGTNWLLVGSDSRTGLTPEQEAALATGGETGPSRTDTIILIHIPEGGGATTMVSLPRDSYVSIPGYGQDKLNASFAFEGAPLLVQTVEGATGLHIDHYAEIGFGGFAGIVDAIGGVDVCLQNAISDPLAGIDLPAGCQELAGSEALGFVRTRATALADLDRMNNQRQFMSALLSKATSPSTYLNPLRLWPLVKDTASSLSVDDGDHIWNLAALAWAMRGELVTTTVPVSGFEDTDVGNVLLWDSDRASQFFGALEQDQQIPPELRTSGP, encoded by the coding sequence CTGCAGCCCCTTCCGCCCGAGGGCACCCAGGTCATCCGGCGCGACGGACGTCCGAGCACTCCGTCGCCACAAGGTCAACAGGCCTGGTCGCAGGCCCCGGAACCGGGCGTCGTGTCTCGCGGATCGAGCCAGCAGTACCGACCGACGGAGCAGTACCGACCGCTCGAGCACGAGGCGCGGGAACAGAACGACTACGCGCCCCGGCAGACGCCTCAGCCGTACACCGACGATCAGCCTCCCCGCCGCCCGACGCCCCCACCGCCTGAACGGGCGCTGCGACGCCCCGAACGACGTCCCGCCCCCGCGAAGCCGCCTCGCGCCCGCAAGAAGCGGCACTGGGGCCGACGCTTCGGCCTGACGTTCCTGGCGCTTCTGCTCGTCTTCGGTGGCCTGCTCTACTACGTCGACAGTTCTCTGACACGTGTCGATGCGCTGGGCAGCTACGACGGGCAAATCGCGGACACTCCGGGTACCAACTGGCTGCTCGTCGGCTCGGACTCACGCACCGGGTTGACGCCCGAGCAGGAGGCCGCGCTCGCGACCGGCGGCGAGACGGGCCCGAGCCGCACCGACACGATCATTTTGATCCACATACCCGAGGGCGGCGGGGCGACGACGATGGTCAGTCTCCCGCGTGACTCGTACGTCTCCATTCCGGGGTACGGACAGGACAAGCTCAACGCGTCGTTCGCGTTCGAGGGCGCGCCGCTGCTGGTCCAGACGGTGGAAGGTGCCACAGGCCTACACATCGATCACTACGCGGAGATCGGGTTCGGCGGCTTCGCCGGCATCGTCGATGCCATCGGCGGCGTCGATGTCTGCCTACAGAACGCCATCTCGGATCCGCTTGCCGGTATCGACCTTCCGGCGGGATGCCAGGAACTTGCAGGTTCGGAAGCACTCGGATTCGTCCGAACTCGCGCTACAGCACTCGCCGACCTCGATCGCATGAACAACCAGCGACAGTTCATGTCCGCCCTCCTGTCGAAGGCCACGAGCCCGTCGACGTACCTGAATCCGCTGCGCCTGTGGCCATTGGTCAAGGACACCGCCTCCTCGCTCAGCGTCGACGACGGCGACCACATCTGGAACTTGGCCGCGCTGGCGTGGGCGATGCGCGGAGAACTGGTCACGACGACTGTGCCTGTATCCGGATTCGAAGACACCGACGTCGGCAACGTTCTGCTGTGGGACTCCGACCGCGCATCGCAGTTCTTCGGCGCACTCGAGCAGGATCAGCAGATACCCCCCGAGCTCAGAACGTCCGGGCCCTGA
- a CDS encoding ferritin: MTSTAASSRFHDLLRTQVGHEFTASHQYFAVAVWFETNDLPQLARRFYVQATEERGHALMMVQYLIDRKAKVGISGIGDVVDEFSTVTEPVELALNQELRVTDEITALARTAREDGDYIGEQFMQWFLQEQVEEVASIRSLLNVVRRAGTELFDVETFVARETATRVNRTTQAPKQAGAF; this comes from the coding sequence ATGACCTCGACTGCGGCTTCCTCACGATTCCACGATCTCCTGCGCACACAGGTCGGCCACGAGTTCACGGCGTCGCATCAGTACTTCGCCGTCGCGGTGTGGTTCGAGACCAACGATCTGCCACAACTCGCCCGTCGGTTCTACGTGCAAGCGACAGAAGAGCGCGGCCACGCGCTGATGATGGTCCAGTACCTGATCGATCGGAAAGCGAAGGTCGGAATTTCCGGAATCGGCGACGTCGTCGACGAGTTCTCCACGGTCACCGAACCAGTCGAATTGGCCCTGAACCAAGAGCTACGGGTGACCGACGAGATCACTGCGCTCGCGCGGACCGCACGCGAGGACGGCGACTACATCGGGGAGCAGTTCATGCAGTGGTTCCTGCAGGAGCAGGTCGAGGAAGTTGCAAGTATCCGGAGCCTGCTCAACGTCGTCCGTCGCGCGGGGACCGAGTTGTTCGATGTGGAGACGTTCGTTGCACGCGAAACTGCGACCCGAGTGAACCGGACCACACAAGCACCCAAGCAAGCGGGCGCATTCTGA
- a CDS encoding ferritin — translation MSADIKETTHSKFHGLLRDQIRNEFNASHQYIATAVYFANTDLPQLAKHFYAQAVEERNHAMMIVQYFLDRDITVELNGVDGAKSVFTDAREPIALALAQEETVTEQIIALASTAREEGDYLGEQFMQWFLKEQVEEVASMKTLLNVADRAGHNLFDLEQFVAREYSNSAPADTGAPKAAGGAV, via the coding sequence ATGAGCGCAGACATCAAAGAAACCACACACTCCAAGTTCCACGGACTCCTGCGGGATCAGATCCGCAACGAGTTCAACGCGTCGCATCAGTACATCGCGACCGCCGTCTATTTCGCCAACACGGATCTGCCGCAGTTGGCCAAGCACTTCTACGCGCAGGCCGTCGAAGAGCGCAACCACGCGATGATGATCGTCCAGTACTTCCTGGACCGCGACATCACGGTCGAGCTCAACGGCGTCGACGGCGCAAAGTCCGTTTTCACCGATGCTCGCGAGCCGATCGCCTTGGCTCTCGCGCAGGAGGAGACCGTCACCGAGCAGATCATCGCCCTTGCGAGCACTGCACGCGAGGAGGGCGACTACCTCGGCGAGCAGTTCATGCAGTGGTTCCTCAAGGAGCAGGTCGAGGAAGTTGCCAGCATGAAGACGCTGCTCAACGTCGCTGACCGCGCCGGCCACAACCTGTTCGACCTCGAGCAGTTCGTCGCCCGTGAGTACAGCAACTCCGCCCCGGCCGACACCGGTGCACCCAAGGCTGCAGGCGGCGCCGTCTAA
- a CDS encoding DUF5926 family protein, translating into MGKSKRNSGPKQDSNRAAKLAQREAERANLQAAPTRPFQGVQAECDLVALREFVPSATAPVVVDGRSLTIATVLPGAVAALVREESGEARGFAGLQVQVHSPNVAADLSSALSWASIAQPGESLESAGPDGNTPALKEVLDPTLELDITVHQNFNWWLPAGVEPAADVAATVERANQAIMPSARLEGEGLTAAWWVDAGDKAHLRWVRPESEDDLMFALARLHAAGDLTLGEGSRYAGSFRTHGLLVPVFDLDPELHPTEWAAPTSEFGRKLAEALAVDAPLTSEQRRSRDGLRGRQVTLR; encoded by the coding sequence GTGGGAAAGAGCAAAAGAAACAGTGGTCCGAAGCAGGACAGCAACAGAGCCGCGAAGCTCGCACAGCGTGAGGCCGAGCGTGCGAACCTCCAGGCCGCGCCGACGCGCCCGTTCCAGGGTGTGCAGGCAGAATGCGACCTCGTCGCGCTTCGTGAGTTCGTTCCGTCCGCTACTGCGCCGGTTGTCGTCGACGGTCGCTCTCTGACGATTGCGACGGTTCTTCCGGGTGCCGTCGCCGCGCTCGTGCGCGAGGAGAGCGGGGAGGCCAGAGGATTCGCCGGTCTGCAGGTGCAGGTGCATTCGCCCAACGTGGCCGCCGATCTGTCCAGCGCGTTGTCCTGGGCGTCGATCGCGCAGCCAGGCGAGTCGCTCGAATCGGCGGGTCCGGACGGCAATACCCCGGCACTCAAGGAGGTGCTCGATCCGACGCTGGAGCTCGATATCACCGTGCACCAGAATTTCAACTGGTGGCTGCCTGCCGGCGTCGAGCCTGCCGCAGATGTCGCGGCTACCGTCGAACGAGCGAATCAAGCGATCATGCCGTCCGCGCGGTTGGAGGGCGAAGGCCTGACGGCAGCGTGGTGGGTCGACGCGGGCGACAAGGCGCACCTGCGGTGGGTTCGTCCCGAGAGTGAGGACGACCTGATGTTCGCGCTCGCGCGGTTGCACGCTGCGGGCGATCTGACGCTGGGGGAGGGCTCGCGGTACGCCGGATCGTTCCGGACGCACGGGCTGTTGGTTCCGGTGTTCGATCTCGATCCGGAACTGCACCCGACCGAGTGGGCAGCACCGACATCGGAATTCGGTAGGAAACTAGCCGAGGCTTTGGCGGTAGATGCGCCGCTGACCTCGGAGCAGCGGCGGTCACGTGACGGTCTGCGTGGTCGTCAGGTCACCTTGCGCTGA
- a CDS encoding glycerophosphodiester phosphodiesterase family protein, translating to MRAERRGPFVVAHRGASEEKKEHTLAAYDLALRHGADGLECDVRLTRDGRIVCVHDRRVDRTSNGTGIVSGLDYETLRGFDYGDGAEPADLLTLGDLIELVLDWTSKPTKLFIETKHPVRYGSLVENKVLAELHRYGIAQPASAAHSRAVIMSFAPTAVWRVRRFAPLLPTVLLGDASYYLGGGAATTVGATAVGPSIKSLRARPSIVDRAAASGRATYCWTVDEKADVELCRDLGVGWVATNNPARTRAWLEA from the coding sequence GTGAGGGCCGAGCGGCGAGGCCCGTTCGTCGTCGCACATCGCGGAGCCTCGGAGGAGAAAAAGGAACATACTCTCGCCGCATACGACCTCGCGCTGCGCCACGGTGCCGACGGCCTCGAATGCGACGTCCGGCTCACCCGTGACGGCCGCATCGTGTGTGTGCACGACCGGCGCGTGGATCGGACGTCGAACGGAACCGGCATCGTCAGCGGACTCGACTACGAGACCCTGCGGGGATTCGATTACGGCGACGGCGCCGAGCCCGCAGACTTGCTGACCCTCGGCGACCTCATTGAGCTGGTGCTCGATTGGACGTCGAAACCGACCAAATTGTTCATCGAGACCAAACATCCGGTGCGCTACGGATCGCTCGTCGAAAACAAGGTGCTGGCCGAACTGCATCGGTACGGGATCGCCCAACCGGCGTCGGCCGCGCATTCGAGGGCGGTCATCATGTCGTTCGCGCCGACGGCGGTCTGGCGAGTTCGACGGTTCGCGCCGCTGCTTCCGACTGTCCTACTCGGCGACGCTTCGTACTATCTCGGCGGCGGAGCCGCCACGACGGTCGGTGCCACCGCGGTGGGGCCGTCGATCAAGAGTTTGCGTGCGCGCCCGTCGATCGTGGACAGGGCTGCGGCATCGGGACGCGCGACGTACTGCTGGACGGTGGACGAGAAGGCCGACGTCGAACTCTGTCGCGATCTGGGCGTCGGATGGGTGGCTACCAACAACCCGGCGCGTACACGCGCGTGGTTGGAGGCGTGA
- a CDS encoding DUF4328 domain-containing protein, producing MSASAPAAGQRNFKWVARRPRTKSPRRVQPSAPRRTATPKYDEIPRWGLIDRPRAVAQDSESRLVRWAGSASGLLLLVAALLGLAAVAEFVRYGVLLYNRTRLVSRTTLAASDALVLFAQVASVVIGVAAAVASVCWLVDRRRLMFERAGLRDPRSARSIFVGSLVPFLTLALPGVFLTELVDVRGRADRDRLRILVRVWWTAWVANWAFVLAASLWRLRDSLQAQADGVLLSAVVALIAAAVALLTIHLMRRVDGLGWRGGRRASPTRWVVAIPGSTSGPALVPRETKAGETGEPEAGKAEVREDGMAAIEAPESEDQPLKVAAS from the coding sequence GTGTCTGCTTCGGCGCCCGCGGCAGGCCAGCGGAACTTCAAATGGGTCGCCCGTCGTCCCCGCACCAAATCCCCCCGACGCGTGCAGCCGTCTGCGCCCAGAAGAACAGCAACACCGAAGTACGACGAGATTCCACGCTGGGGTTTGATCGACCGTCCCCGCGCAGTGGCTCAGGATAGTGAATCCCGACTCGTACGGTGGGCCGGTTCGGCGTCCGGATTGCTGCTGCTCGTCGCAGCGCTTCTCGGCCTCGCGGCAGTCGCCGAGTTCGTTCGCTACGGGGTCCTTCTGTACAACCGCACACGTTTGGTGAGCCGAACAACCCTCGCCGCGTCGGATGCGCTGGTCTTGTTCGCCCAGGTCGCGTCCGTTGTCATCGGCGTCGCCGCGGCCGTTGCGTCGGTCTGCTGGCTGGTCGACCGCCGGCGGCTGATGTTCGAACGAGCCGGATTGCGTGACCCGCGCAGCGCGCGAAGCATATTCGTCGGAAGTCTCGTTCCATTCCTCACTCTCGCTCTCCCCGGGGTGTTCCTGACCGAATTGGTCGACGTCAGAGGTCGCGCCGATCGAGATCGATTGCGGATACTGGTGCGCGTCTGGTGGACGGCATGGGTGGCGAACTGGGCTTTCGTGTTGGCCGCTTCTCTGTGGCGGCTACGAGATTCGCTGCAGGCACAGGCCGACGGCGTGCTGCTCTCTGCGGTGGTCGCGCTGATCGCTGCGGCGGTCGCCCTCCTGACCATCCACCTCATGCGGAGGGTCGACGGACTCGGTTGGCGAGGTGGACGCCGGGCGTCGCCCACACGATGGGTCGTCGCGATCCCAGGTTCCACGTCGGGTCCCGCGTTGGTTCCACGTGAAACCAAAGCAGGTGAAACAGGTGAGCCCGAAGCAGGTAAAGCCGAGGTACGTGAAGACGGCATGGCAGCGATCGAGGCGCCGGAATCCGAGGATCAGCCGCTGAAGGTGGCCGCGTCGTGA
- a CDS encoding rhodanese-like domain-containing protein — protein sequence MSAPDVSSVPAAELPVELGASIILLDVRENEEWHSGHAPGAVHIPMAEVPSRIGEIDADAQLYVVCKAGGRSLRVVEYLAQIGYEATNVDGGMSAWEAAGRPIVRDDGAEARIV from the coding sequence GTGTCTGCTCCGGATGTGTCCTCTGTCCCCGCCGCCGAACTTCCCGTCGAGCTTGGTGCGTCGATAATTCTGCTCGACGTTCGCGAGAACGAAGAGTGGCACAGCGGTCACGCACCGGGTGCCGTGCACATCCCCATGGCGGAAGTGCCCTCCCGCATCGGTGAGATCGACGCCGATGCGCAGCTGTATGTGGTGTGCAAAGCAGGTGGACGGTCTCTGCGCGTCGTGGAGTACCTGGCGCAGATCGGCTACGAAGCGACCAACGTCGACGGCGGTATGTCGGCCTGGGAGGCAGCGGGCCGCCCGATCGTGCGCGACGACGGCGCCGAGGCGAGAATCGTCTAG